The genomic DNA ATAATTGTACACACACACACATGCGCGGGCATAGGTGGTGGATCCAGTAAGAAAAGCTGTTCCGATTGAACTGATAACAAAATCTGAAGAAGATCCAAGGATGCAGGAACTGCaagagaagaaggagaagatcgACAAAGTGGCGCACAGACAGGTTAGGTATATCCTATTGACAGGTCTGATGCTAGGAATCACGCAGGTAGGGTTATTCTTCCGATTGACCTTCTGGGAGTACTCCTGGGACGTGATGGAGCCAATCGCATTCTTCACCGCCTCTACAGGGGTAGTATTGGGATATGCCTACTTCCTCGTCACTTCAAGGGACCCTTCCTATCAGGATTTCATGGAGAAGCTTTTCATATCCAGGCAGACTAAGCTCATGAAGAAATACGATTTTGACCTCAACGCATACCACCTAGCCTTACACAAATCCGCGATCAATCCTAATTTCAAATCTTATGGCCTTCAACTTGGATCGCCAAacgctgctgctgctgctgcttcaCGTTGAACACTACCggccatttttttaatttagattttgtAAAATCTATTTAATTCAGACAAATTTGATAATCCATAATGGGCAGCCCAATAAATGTCCAAGTCTCGGATCCAGCGCATTCAGGCCGGCCTCAATTACACCAAAGGAATCATCTTTGTTTCTTTTCTAAatcttttcattcattaatatgcAATTTTGCAAAGTGACAACTTAATTACAatctcaatttaatttttaagattttaaagagTATAACCATTCTA from Impatiens glandulifera chromosome 9, dImpGla2.1, whole genome shotgun sequence includes the following:
- the LOC124915537 gene encoding calcium uniporter protein 6, mitochondrial-like, whose protein sequence is MWRSSLLRVATTTILRNYSPTLLKEPPRAIGFRFLTTSSSSDSSGGGGNEAGGGDYRISDAEVKKLVRSVNVEALKAKLQGTAMRKDVIEYSELLDACESMGVSRSHDEAAAFARTLDEAGVVLLFRDKVHLHPHKVVDPVRKAVPIELITKSEEDPRMQELQEKKEKIDKVAHRQVRYILLTGLMLGITQVGLFFRLTFWEYSWDVMEPIAFFTASTGVVLGYAYFLVTSRDPSYQDFMEKLFISRQTKLMKKYDFDLNAYHLALHKSAINPNFKSYGLQLGSPNAAAAAASR